The Alicyclobacillus macrosporangiidus CPP55 genome segment TTCGGTCGACCGGGGCCAGCGCGAAGCGGCCCTCTCCCTGGGGGTGCCCTACCGCCGGATGATGCTCGACATCATCCTGCCCCAGGCGGTGAAGAACATCCTGCCCGCACTGGTCAACGAGAGCATCGCCCTGCTGAAGGACTCGACCCTGGTGTCGACCATCGGCGCCGGCGATCTGCTGCGGCGGGCGGACATCGTATCGGCCGATACGTACCGGTATTTCGAACCGCTGATCATCGTGGCCGCCATCTACTACGTCATGGTCATCGGTCTGACGTGGGCCGGCAGGCGGTTGGAGAGGAGGTTGCAGCGCAGTGATCGCGGTGAAGAACGTGTCCAAATCCTTCGGGGCCCTGACGGTACTCCGCAACGTGTCGCTTGAGGTGGCCAAGGGCGAGGTCGTCGCCATCATCGGTCCGTCCGGTTCCGGAAAATCCACGCTGTTGCGCTGCATCAACTTGCTGGAGCGGCCCACGCGGGGGCAGGTGTTCGTCGGCGGGGTGGAGCTGACCCACCCGAAGGCCAACGTGATGAAAGTGCGCCAGAACATCGGGATGGTGTTCCAGCATTTTCACCTGTTTCCGCATCTGCGCGTGATCGACAACCTGACGTACGCGCCGGTGACGGTCAAGGGTTTGCCGAAGGACGAGGCCCGCGCCAAGGCGATGGACCTGCTGCGGCGCGTCGGCCTGGAGGACAAGGCGGAGGTCTACCCCGCCACGCTCTCGGGCGGCCAGAAGCAGCGGGTGGCCATCGCCCGCGCGCTGGCGATGGAGCCTGAGGTGATGCTGTTCGACGAGCCGACTTCGGCGCTCGATCCGGAGATGGTCAAGGAGGTCCTCGAGGTCATCCGCTCGCTCGCCCATACGGGCATCACGATGGCCATCGTCACCCACGAGATGGGCTTCGCACGGGAAGTGGCGGACCGGATCTGCTTCCTCGACGGCGGCCAGTTGATTGAGCAGGCCCCGCCGGCGGAGTTTTTCAGCCGGCCGCGAAGCGAGCGCGCCCGGGCTTTTTTAGAAAAAATACTGTAAGTTGGAACACGGCCTGCGCTCCGCTCCTGCGCTAAAGCGAGCCGCTGCGCGCAGGCCGTGTTCCTGCACTGTGAATATTCCGTCGGGGAGCCTGTGAGATGCCGTGTTCACCGTTCTGTCAAAGTCACAGCGCTTTCATCCGGCGCGCGCGGATTGACGGAATTCACAGACGTGGGGTACCCTGTACAAAAATGCATACCCGATTCGCATGACTGGCGGGATCGCGAGGGGAACCTCGGGGGAGTGCGAATCTTCACGGGCCAGCGGTGCGGCCGTCTTCGCGCCGGGCCCGTTAGCCGGCCGCCTGGGCGCTCTGACTTACGGAAGAAGAGTGTTCGGGCGGCTTTTTGCATCCATCACCACGACGGGGGGACACACGATGAAGGTGTTGGTCGCCGACGACATCTCCAGGCAGGGACTGGAGAAACTGCGGGTCGTGCCGGACATCGAGATCGAAGTGAAGACCGGGTTGTCCGAGGCCGAGCTGGCGCAAGCGGTCCGCTCCGCGGACGCGCTCTTGGTGCGCTCCCAGTCCAAGGTAACCGAACGGGTACTGGAGTCGGCCGACCGCCTGAAGGTCATCGGCCGGGCGGGTGTCGGCGTCGACAACATCGACGTGGCGGCGGCGACGCGGCGCGGCATCGTCGTGGTCAACGCGCCGGATGGCAACACCATCTCGGCGTGCGAGCACACGTTTGCGATGATGATCGGCCTGGCGCGCCATATCCCAAGGGCGCATGCGTCCGTCAAAGCGGGGGTGTGGGATCGGAAGTCGTTCGTCGGTGTCGAGCTGATGGGCAAGACGCTGGCGGTCATCGGCATGGGCCGCATCGGCACCGAGGTCGCCAAGCGGGCGAAGGCGTTCGGCATGAAGGTGCTCGGGTACGATCCGTTTCTGACCGATGACCGGGCGAAGGAGCTGGGCATCGTCAAGGCGGCGCTGGAGGAAGCGGTGGCGGCGGCCGATTTCATCACGGTGCACACCCCGCTGACGAAGGAGACCCGCCACTTGATTGACGCGGGCATGTTCGCCCGCATGAAGGATGGCGTGCGCATCGTCAACTGCGCGCGCGGGGGCATCATCGATGAACAGGCGTTGTGCGACGCGCTGGCCGCGGGGAAAGTGGCCGGCGCGGCGTTGGACGTGTACGAGCAGGAGCCGCTGCCCGCCGATCACCCGCTGCGCCGCTTCGACAACGTGATCTTCACCCCGCACCTGGGGGCCTCGACGGAGGAGGCGCAGCTGAACGTCGCCATCGTCGTCGCCGAGGAGGTCGCCAACGTGCTGTTGGGCCGGCCGTTCCGCAACGCGGTCAACCTGCCGTCGCTGGACAAGGAGCTCTCGGATTATCTCGCGCCGTACCTGGTCCTGGGAGAGAAGCTGGGCGCGCTGTTGGGGCAGCTCTCGCCGCAGTCCATGGCGGACATCGAGATCGCCTACGGCGGCGAACTCGCCCTCCAGGATGTATCCTTCCTGTCGCGCACGGTGCTCAAGGGGCTGCTCAGCCAGCGGTTCGCGGACGAGGTCAACTACGTCAACGCCCCGACGCTGGCCCAGGAAGCGGGGATCTCTGTGCGTGAGGTGAAACAGCCGAAGAGCACCGTGTTCACGAGCCTCCTGTCCGTCTCCGCCGTCACGCCTCAGGGGCGGCGGCGCGTCGCCGGGACGCTGTACAACGGGGCAGGGGCGCGCATCGTGCAGATCGACGACTACCGTATCGACATGCTGCCCGAAGGGCGGATGATCTACACCGAGCACGTCGATCGCCCGGGCATGATCGGCCGCATTGGCATGATCCTGGGCGAGGCGGACATCAATATCGGCTCCATGCAGGTCGGCCGGCGGGACACTGGCGGCCAGGCGGTGATGCTGCTCTCCGTCGACAAGCCGGTGCCGCCCGAGGTGCTGGCTGCCATCGGCCAGATCGCGGGTATTCACACCATCCGCAGTATTGAGCTGTGACGGCTGGGGGAGGTATGCAGATGGCGTGGGAAGACAGGCGCGGGGTGTACAATTTCAATCCGGGGCCGGCGGCGCTGCCGGAAGAGGTGTTGCGCCGGGCACAGGAGGAGCTTCCGAGCTACGGCGGGGGCGGCCTGTCGGTCCTCGAGCTGAGCCACCGCAGCAAGGCGTACGACGAGATCCAGGCCCGGGCGGAGCAAGGGCTGCGGCGGCTGCTCGGGATCCCGGACCACTACAGGGTGTTGTTCCTGCAGGGGGGCGCGAGCCTGCAGTTCGCGATGGTGCCGCTCAACTTCATCCCCGAGGGCGGCGCAGCCGGGTACGTGCTGACCGGCAGCTGGGCGGAAAAGGCTTATCAGGAAGCGGACAAGGTCGGTTGCCAGGCGGTCGTCGCCGCGAGCACCAAGGAAGAGGGGTACCGCCGGATCCCCGCGTGGGCCGAGGTGCAGGAGGACGCCACCTGGGCCTATGTGCACATCACGACCAACAACACCATCGTCGGATCCCAGTGGCAGGACCTGCGTCATCCCTTGTCGATCCCGCTGGTCGCCGACATGTCGAGCGACATCTGCTCCCGGCCGGTGCGTGTCGAGGATTATCACCTGATCTACGCCGGGGCTCAGAAGAACATCGGGCCGGCCGGTGTCACCGTCGTGATCGTCCGCGAGGACTGGCTGGCGCAGGCGGAGGAGATCGCCAAAGCGCGCAGACTCCCGACCATGCTCCGGTACGCGGTGCATGCCAAGAACGATTCGCGCTACAACACCCCGCCGGTGTTCGCCGTGTATCTGGTGGCGCTCGTGGCGGAGTGGACGCTGGAGCAGGGCGGCCTGACGGCGATGGAGGCGCGTAACCGGGAGAAGGCGGCGCTGGTGTACGGGGCCATCGATGAGAGCGACGGGTTCTACCAGGGCGTGGTCGATCCCGGCAGCCGCTCGTTCATGAATGCCACTTTCCGCATCGCCGACGCTGAGGTGGAGAAGCGGTTCCTACAGGAGGCCAAGGATCACGGCTTCATCGGCCTGAACGGCCACCGGTCGGTGGGCGGCGTCCGCGTGTCGATGTACAACGCCGTCCCGGTGGAGGCGTGCGCGAAGCTGCGCGCGTTCATGGACGACTTCCGCCGCCGGCATTCCTGAGTCATTGCCCAGGGAGGGCCGTCAGACCACCGCACCTTTGTTTAGCCGGAGGACGCCGGGCTTGCGCGGAGCGGCTCGCGCCAGCGCAGAAGCGGAGCGCAAGCCCGGCCCGCGCGAAGAGGGAGGTACCCCCGTTTGTACAAGACCATCCTGTTTGACGTCGACGGCGTCATGCTTTCCGAGGAGCACTACTTCAACGCGTCAGCCCTGACGGTGTGGGAGCTGCTCTGTTCCTCGCGCTTCCTCGGCCTGCCCGCCGGCGCCCTGCCCGCGCCGACGCCCGATCCGGCACCTGAAGTGGTGCGCCGGGTGCGCCAGGCGGTGTTCGCCGGTGACGAGGTGCTCGATTTCATGAAGCGCAGGGGCGTTAACTCCAACTGGGATATGGTGTTCTTTCAGTTCTCGTGCCAGCTGCTGGACATCCTCGAGCGGGCCGCAGCGAACGGGCGTCCGGTGAAGGCGTGGCTGCCGGATGACTGGGATGAGGCGGCCGTACACGCCTTGGGCGAGCGATTGTCTACGCTGCCCGCGGCGTGGCGAGCGATCGACTACGCCTCCTTCCTGCGGCGATTCTCGCGCTGCAACGGCAGCGCCGACCTGTTCGCGGCCATCGGCGGTGCCTTCGCGCGTCTGAAGGGACAGGAGGTCTGGCCGCAGGCGGAGATGCGGTCCCTGTGGCAGGTGGCGCGGCGCACCTTCCAGGAGTGGTATCTGGGCGACGAGTACAGCGACGGGGCGCCGACGGGCAAACGGGGATTCGTCACCCAGGAGGTGCCGTTGGTGGACCCGGACGCGATGCGCCGGCTGTTCACGCGCCTGCGCGACGCGGGGGTGCGCCTCGGCATCGCGACGGGCCGCCCGCACATCGAGACCCGCGTGCCGCTCACGCAACTGGGTCTCTTGCCCCTGTTCGATCCCGCCGGCGTCACGACAGCCAGCGACGTGGTGGCGGCGGAGGAGCGGCATCCAGAAGCGCGGCCCTTGTCGAAGCCGAACCCGTTTTCCTACCTGCGCAGCTACCTGGGCACAGCCGACGCCAGCCTGGTCCTGGGGTGTCCGCTGCCGCTGCCCGATCCGGCCGCGAAGTCGGTCCTGGTGGTCGGCGATTCGGTGGCGGACTGGATGGCTGCCCGCAGGGCAGGGTTCGATTTCGCAGCCGTCCTGACGGGGCTGACCGGGCAGGCGGCGCGAGGGAAATTCGAAGAACTCGGCTGCGAATACATCCTCGACGACGTCCTCGGGTTGGAGCGAGCATTATTGGATGCTGCGCATACGGATGCCATGCACTGACCACGCTATCCTCAGGAACGATCCGCCGTGCGCCGGGGACGCACCCGGCGGAACGGCGCGGATCGCCGGGAGGGGTCGTCATGCGCAGGCTTTCCATGACCGTGACCGGCGCCTTGTGCGCCGGTTTGTTGTGTCTGACGTGCGGCTGCCAGACGCACAGCCCGAGCGCCATGCGCGCGTGGAACTCGGTGGGGGCCACCGGAGCCCGGGCGGGCGGCGCGCACATCCTCGCCACGTCTCAGTGGATGCGGTCGGACCCGGCTCACCGAACGGTGGACCTGACGCTGGTGGCGGGGCTGAACAAGGAGAACAACTTCAACGGCTATCCCAATGGGACGATGACCGTCGCCATCCCGCCGGGCTGGACGGTGCGCGTGCACTACCGCAACCAGAGCAAAACCAAGCCGCACAGCGCCGTCGTGGTGCCGTTCGCGGAGCGCACGGGGGGCTGGAAGCCAGCGTTTCCAGGAGCGCACACGCCGAACTTCGCCGTCGGCACCCCGCCAGGTGGCACCGCGGACTTTCGCTTCACCGCAGATCGCCCCGGTCGGTACGCCGTGGTGTGCGGGGTGGCCGGACACCGGGACAAGGGCATGTGGGCGGTTCTGACGGTCGCCAACGACGTGGTGACGCCGCGCATCTACGTGTCGTTCGAAGGATAGGAGGGACGGCCGATGGACCCGACGAGGCGGATGGAACGAACGGATCGAAGGGATGGATTCACGAGGGAAATTGCGCAGCGGCCCGGTGAACGCCCTCCAGTGCGGCCCAGTCCCCCTTTGGACCTGCCGGCGGAGCGGCGGGTGTCGGTGACTCCTGAGGAGCTGCAGGCGCTCGATGAGGTGGCGCCGTGGGAAGAGTACCTGTTCACGCCGACGGGCGAGCGGATTCCGAAGGAGGTCACGGACGAGGACGTGTAAATGAAGCGTTGTGAGGGACGTGGGACGCCGGACGGCGGCACGTCCCTCTTGGCGATGTTGGGGGTCACCCTTCGTACCGTTGGGTCAGCGACTCAAGCTGGTCAAACAGGAGACGCCGCTGGTCGGCCGACAGGGGACCGAGCGGGGCACGCACATGTCCGCCTGTCAGTCCGCGAAACGCCAGGGCCTCTTTGAACAGGGACAGTTGGATGCCGGAGCGGAAGATGCGCACCAGCTCCGCGATGACCTTCTGCTGCCGCTGCGCCTCCTGCCACTGCCCCGCCCAATACGCCTGGAACAACCGCACGTAAGGCTCAGGAAAGACATTGGAGCACCCGGAGACGCTGCCCTGGACGCCTATCGTCAGACCAGGCAGGATGAGGTGGTCCGGGCCGAGCAGGACCGTCAGGTCGTCCCCGGCGGCGAGCAGGATGTCCTGCAGTTCGGTCAGCTGGTCGGAGCTGTATTTCAATCCGCGGATGTTCGGTGTCTCATCGAGCAGGCGTTGGATCAATTCCGGCGTGACGGCGTTTCTCGCGTTCGACGGGATGTGGTACGTGAAGACCGGGAAGTCATCCGGAACGGACTGGGACAATGCGAGGTAGTGTTGAAACAGTTCCGACGGTTCCAAGTGGAAGTAGAACGGGGTGACCGCGGCGACCGCCGAGGCCCCGACAGACGCCGCGTGGCGCGCCAGGTCCAGGGTCTCCTCTGTGCGCACGTGGCCCACGTGCACGATCACCGGGACACGCCCGTTGGCGATGCGCACGACGAACTCAGCGACCTGTTTTCGCTCCTCGACGGACAGCAGAATGCCCTCTCCCGTCGTCCCCAATGGGAACAATCCATGCACCCCTTTGGCGATCAGGAACTCCAGCAGAGCTTCGAAGGCGGTGTAATCGACTTTCCCATCCGCCGTGAACGGGGTGATCAGCGCCGTGTACACGCCGCGGTGATGGAGATTCACATTCGTATCCTCCTCGGATGGTGGGTTACAGTACGATCAGACGCGGTCTTCAATCGGACGCTTCAAAAATACACCGTAACTGATGGCGGCCACCACGAGCAGACACGCCCCCACGACGAACACCAGGTCGAAGGAATCGGTCGCCTGGACGATGAGGCCCGTGACAATGGGCGCCAGCGAGGCTCCGAGAAATCCACCGAAGTTTTGGATGGCACCGAGAGAGGCCACCTGCTCCGACGGTGCGATGTCGGCGGCCAGGGTCCATATCACCCCGGACGGCAGGGCGGCCGCGAAGTAACCGATGGCCAGGAGCACGATGCACGTGACGATGTCGGGCGGCGAATAAACACGTCGGAGATCACCCCACCCAAGGGCACGCCGACAATGCCGCACAAAAACGGGATGGACGCTACCCAGCCGGTGTGCAAAATGCTCAGATGCCGGCTCTTCTCCAAATAGCCAGGCAACCACGTGAGGTATACCCACACGGTGAACACCACGCCGAAGTTGCCGATGATCATGAACCAGGTGGACGGATGGCGGAAGAGGGAAAGCCAGCTGCGCCGAGTCGGAGGTCCGGGTGAGGATACCGGCGGATCGAACTCCGGCGACGACGCGGTCGGCATGCCGGGGCGATCGCGGTAGACGAGCAGCCATGCGATCATCACCACAAACCCCACGGCCCCGATGCACATGAACATGCCGCGCCAACCCAACGACAACATCAACAGGGTCAGCAGCGGCGGGGCGATACCGTTGGCGATCTGCGATCCGGTGTTAAAAATGGAGGTCGGCAGTCCGCGTTCTTCCTTCCCGAACCAACGCTCGGTCACCTTGAGGCCGCAGGTGAAGAAGGGGGACTCCGATATGCCGAGCAGGATGCGCATCGTCAACAGGAATGAGGGCGTCCTGGAAAATCCGCTGATGAAGGTGACGAGCGACCAGAGGCCGGAAGCCCACGCAAACAACCGGCGTGGACCGAGCCGGTCGACCAACCAACCGGCGGGCAGGTTGGCCAGCGCGTACGGCCACAGAAACGCGGAGAGCAGAACCCCCATCTCTGCCGGGGACAGGTGAAACTCTTTCGAGATGAGCGGATTGGCGATGCTCAGATTGGCGCGATCCAGGTAGTTGACCACCGCGCCGATCAGCAGCAACACGACAAACCACCATCGCAACGTGGACGGTCGTCTGTGTAGGACGAGGTGCTCCTCCGTTTGATGCGATGCCCTCATGGCCACGATCCTCCTAACCTTGGCATGTTGTCTTCGAGGCCTTCACGGCAAGTGTGCTCGTATACGGTATGGCTTGGTATCGATAGTTATGAGACAGAGTTCCTCTGAAAGAATTTACCTCGCCTGACGATTACCCCTTCACCTTCCTCAAGTGACAACGATCTCGCGAAACCGAAACACGTGATATCCAGCGTCATCCCATAGTCTTGAACCACCGCTGCAAATTGCAGGCTAGCGACCACAGGCTGATCACCACAGGCGATTGCGGATTCATGGAACTAGGGACAAACGTCATGAACAAGCTGTACATCATCTCCATAACATTCCATTACCTGCTCATCACTCTCTCGGACATTTGACACTGAGGGGCAGATGGTATGGAAGGACAAATGTGATGGAGGGTCAGATGGCGATCATGGGTCTGTTTACTGAGTTGCTCACAGTAACTGCCTTCCTGTTGACCGTCGTGTTTGTTTTCTGGAGACCCAGAGGTATGAATGAGGCGATACCAGCCTCATGTGGTGCAGCACTCGTGCTGCTGAGCGGGAGCGTTACGTTGGCGGATCTAGGAACCATCACGACAACTGTTGGTGGAGCAGCGATCACCATCTTGGCGACGATGGTCATGGCGAACATCTTAGAAAGCTTTGGGTTTTTTCAATGGGCTGCGGACTTGGTGGCAGCGAAAGCAAAAGGGTCGGGGATACGACTCTTCTGGTTGGTAAACCTGTTGTGCTTTCTCATGACGCTCTTCTTCAACAATGATGGAAGTATCCTCATTACCACACCGATTCTGCTCATCTTACTGAGAAAACTTGGTCTCAAGCCGCACCAGCAAATCCCATATTTGCTGAGCGGAGCGTTAACGGCGACCGCGTCGAGTGCGCCAATTGGGGTAAGCAACATCGTCAACCTCATCGCCCTGAGAATCGTGGATATGTCGCTCTACATGCACACTGCGATGATGTTTGTCCCAGCTACACTCGGTTTGTTCGTTATGGTTTGCCTGCTATATCTCTATTTTCGTAAAAATCTGCCAAGAAAACTGAAAACGACTCCGGTGGGACCGTGCGAATATCCGATACCCGGATACCATCCACATCATCCACCACACCCGCACCGATATTGGCCGGAACCTTGGCAGAAGTGGGAAGCGGCGCCGTTCACTGCAAAAGTCGCAGCGCCATCCCCTCTAATGCAACGGTTGACCCATCCAAAGGCAAGGAATAAGTTCATGCTCAATATTTTCCTCTTTGTCTTCGGCGTTCGCGTCGCCTTGTTCGTTGCGTCGTACGTTGGCATCCCGGTTCCTTTGGCAGCCGTGACGGGTTCCGTTGTACTACTCATTTGGCGTTGGATATACGCAAAAATAACGCCCGTAGACATGATCAAGAAAACCCCGTGGTACATTTTGGTTTTTGCTTTCAGCATGTACGTGGTGATCTATGGTCTGTACAAGATTGGATTGGCAGATTGGATTGTGCTTCATTTGCATCCCATTGTGACGGGGAGTTTGTTCCATTCCGCCTTCATCATGGGGATTCTTGTCTCACTCATGTCGGATTTGTTCAACAATCACCCGGCGCTGATGATTGGAACGCTGACGTTGACAAAAATGCACCTCACCCCCCTTGCCTTGAAAGTCAGTTATCTTTCGACGGTCATCGGCAGTGACATGGGATCGCTTCTCTTTCCGATGGGAACGCTCGCCACATTGATGTGGATGCACATTTGCCAGAAAGGCAAAGTCAAAGTCAGTTGGGGCAAATATATACGCACCACAATCGTTGTGATTCCGGTTACGGTTGCGTTCACATTGACCGTGTTGTATTTCTGGGTGTCCACTTTATTCTAAGCCAAAGGAGAAGTCGGCGATGAATTTCCTGCATGAACTTACTGGAAAGTATGTCGATATAGAATTGTCCGGGCACAAGTATTTTAGCGGCCCGTTACTGGAAGACGGCCCCGACATCCTGGTCATCCATCAAGCGCAAACGGATAGCGTGTACTACATTCCGTTGGTCCACGTTCAAAGAATTGGCCCAATTTCAGACGGGAATGAGGTGGCACCTTTACCGACTCGAGACCATCCATTCCGTGCCGATAACGAAACCACCTCGTTCCGGAAGGTTTTGATGCACGCCAGAGGTCATTTTGTAGAAATCTATGTGTCTGGCAAAACCACCATTCACGGATACCTGACGAGCGTCATGAATGATTACTTTGTGTTCCATTCGCCCGTTTACAAGACGATTTTCGTGAATATTGAGCACCTGAAATGGATCATGCCCTATCCGGACAATGTGATTCCCTACGCGCTGGATGCGGAGTCCGTTCCGCACCGTACGGCACCTACTTCGCTTCCAAGAACATTCAAGGAACTATGCAAAAGACTGACGGGAAACATGGTGGTTTTCGATATGGGGGATGACCCAAACAAGATTGGGCAATTGAAGGGTGTCGACCCAGACATCAACCTGGCAGAACTGTACACAGCCAATGGGGCAAAACAGCTTTTGAATCTACACCATTTGAAGACGGTATACCTACCATAGCCCCGTCACGAAGAAGTGAGGTTCCATTCCATTCCACGCGATGCCTCAGAGGATAAGAATTCCCGACGAGCGAGTCAAGGAAACGAAAGAAACGCCATCCTTGACTCGCTGAGTCGGAGCAGCGATCACCATCTTGGCGAGGATGGCGACACAACAGTGTATGTTCAATACCCCGATGACGACCACTGTTGTTCTGAAATCGATGGAGGTTTGTACCGGAGCGGCGATTGCGTTACTGTATGGATAGTATAGACGGCGCGGGGTTGTGCCGCCTATGCACCCCATCACACCGGCGGGGGCCGCCGGATCTTGAAAAAGGAGTCACGGACCGATGAACGAAGCGGTTGAGACGTTGGAAGGTTGGTACGCGCTGCACGACATGCGGCGGATCGATTGGAGGGCGTGGCGGTCCATCTCCGCCCAGGAGCGCGCCCGGGCGGTGGACGAGCTCATCGCCCTGACGCGGGCGTTCGCCGAGGTGGAAGGGCAGCGCAAGGGGGCGTACGGCCAGTACCACATGGCCGGACACAAGGCCGACCTGATGTTCCTGCACATGCGCCCGACCATCCAGGAGTTGAACGAGGTGAAGGCGCGCTTTCAGAAGATCCGGTTTGCCGATTTTACCGAACCCACCTATTCCTACGTATCGGTGGTCGAGCTGTCCGCCTATCTGGGCAAGCCGGGGGTGGATCCAGACACGGACCCTTACCTGCAGGGCCGCCTCAAGCCGGTCCTGCCGAAGACGGAATACGTGTGTTTCTATCCCATGAACAAGCGCCGGCAGGGCGAGGACAACTGGTACATGCTGCCGATGGAACAGCGGCGGGAGATGATGAAGAGCCACGGCTTGATTGGCCGTAAATACCATGGGAAGGTGACGCAGATCATCACCGGATCGGTGGGCTTGGACGACTGGGAGTGGGGGGTCACGCTGTTCGCGGACGATCCGCTGCACTTCAAAAAGCTCGTCTACGAGATGCGCTTCGACGAGGCAAGCGCCCGGTTCGGCGAGTTCGGCGGCTTCTACGTCGGGAACCGCCTGGGCGACGAAGGGCTGGCGCGGTTGCTCCACCTGGAATCGCGCTGAAAGGGGAGAGGCTGATGTACCGAGGTTTCATCGTCGCCGGCGGGATCTTCGGCTTCCTGGCGGTGGCTCTGGGGGCGTTCGCCGCCCACGCGCTCAAACAGCGCCTGAGCCCGGACCGGCTCGAGGTCTTCCAGACCGGTGTCCACTACCAGGCGACGCACGCGCTGGCGCTGCTCTTGGTCGCCGCGCTCGCCGCCGTCCTCGGCGGGTCCAGCCTGTTGGTCTGGGCCGGGTGGCTGTTCGTCGCCGGCATCATCCTGTTCTCCGGCAGCCTGTATGCCCTCACCCTGACGGGTGTAGGGGCCCTCGGGGCCATCACCCCGGTGGGCGGGCTGTGTTTCCTCGCCGGATGGCTGATGGTGGTCCTCGCCGGCCTCCGCGCCGGCTGATGGAGGGCCGGTATGAGAGGGGCCCCGCGTCTGCCCGTCCACGGGCGCCAGCTGGGGTCCGTCTCGCCGGCCTCTTAGGTTAGAAAACGGTCACGCCGAACCGCTCAAGGATTTCGGCCAAGAGGCCCACGGGCAGCCCCACCACGGTGAAATAGTCCCCTTCGATCCGCTGGACGATCGTCGCCCCATAGCCTTGAATGGCATACGCGCCCGCCTTGTCCATCGGTTCGCCGGTTTGGACGTAGCGCCAGATGTGTTCCTCGGTGAGAGGGCGCATGGTCACCCGCGTGATCGAATGGGCGATCTCTTCCCGGCCGCTGGGGTGGTGGCGGACGCACAGGCCGGTATACACCTCGTGGGTCCGGCCCTGCAGCCGTGACAACATGGCGACGGCCTCGGCCTCGTCCGCCGGTTTGTTCAAGAATTCTCCATCGATCACGACGGTGGTGTCCGACCCGATGACCAGGGCCGGGGCATGGCTCCGTGAAGCCAGACGGTTCGCCACGGCCCGCGTCTTACGCGCGGCCAGGGTCTCCACGTACTGGGCGGGCGGGATCCCCGCGGGGACATCTTCGTCCACATGGCTCGGCATGACCTCGAACTCGAGGCCGAGGGACGCGAGGAGCTCCTGGCGCCGGGGCGACCCGGAGGCGAGGATGAGCGGAATAGTCTGTGTGGACGACGCTGCCATCGGCATCACCTTGGGATTCGGTTGCATTTGTAGAGAGCATACCACATTCGGGCAAAAACGGGCCGCCCGGCCAACGTCGCCGGGCGGCCCCGGTGTGTACAAGGACTAGGTGCGCTGCTGATAGGCCGCCTCGTCCTTGATCTCTTCGCGGAAGCCCTCGATGGCGGCCTCGCGACGCTCATTCTTCGCTTCCAACGCCGCCTTGTCCTCGGGTCGCATCTCCTCGCCGTGGGCCTTCAAGAAGTCGCGGGTCTCGCGGATATTGGCCATGGTGTTTTGAATGGCATCGGCGATGTGCTCGACATTATCCGAACGATCATCCGGTTTCGGCATCCTGTGGACCTCCTCGCTGTTGGGTGAACAGGCGTATTCTGTGCACCTGGGGCCGGGTTATGCGAGGTGGGTGAACACGGCCCCTTCCCAAGCCGGAAACCTTGTGTTATGCTCTCTGGACTGAGGAAAGTTCACAGGAGGTCATCATGCAGACACTGCTTCGGATGGCCGTCGATTACCGGGATGCGATTACAGGCGCCCATCGCAATGTCCGCCTGTTCTTTTTGGCTGCTTTTTTGTCTCAGATGAGTGGCGGTTTTACGAGCATCCTGTACAACTTGTACATCAAGAGTTTGGGTCTGCCGGACACGGTCGCGGGTGCGTACGTGTCAGCCTCGTCTCTGGCGGG includes the following:
- a CDS encoding dihydrodipicolinate synthase family protein; the protein is MNLHHRGVYTALITPFTADGKVDYTAFEALLEFLIAKGVHGLFPLGTTGEGILLSVEERKQVAEFVVRIANGRVPVIVHVGHVRTEETLDLARHAASVGASAVAAVTPFYFHLEPSELFQHYLALSQSVPDDFPVFTYHIPSNARNAVTPELIQRLLDETPNIRGLKYSSDQLTELQDILLAAGDDLTVLLGPDHLILPGLTIGVQGSVSGCSNVFPEPYVRLFQAYWAGQWQEAQRQQKVIAELVRIFRSGIQLSLFKEALAFRGLTGGHVRAPLGPLSADQRRLLFDQLESLTQRYEG
- a CDS encoding MFS transporter, with translation MRASHQTEEHLVLHRRPSTLRWWFVVLLLIGAVVNYLDRANLSIANPLISKEFHLSPAEMGVLLSAFLWPYALANLPAGWLVDRLGPRRLFAWASGLWSLVTFISGFSRTPSFLLTMRILLGISESPFFTCGLKVTERWFGKEERGLPTSIFNTGSQIANGIAPPLLTLLMLSLGWRGMFMCIGAVGFVVMIAWLLVYRDRPGMPTASSPEFDPPVSSPGPPTRRSWLSLFRHPSTWFMIIGNFGVVFTVWVYLTWLPGYLEKSRHLSILHTGWVASIPFLCGIVGVPLGGVISDVFIRRPTSSRASCSWPSVTSRPPCRPG
- a CDS encoding DUF423 domain-containing protein, with protein sequence MYRGFIVAGGIFGFLAVALGAFAAHALKQRLSPDRLEVFQTGVHYQATHALALLLVAALAAVLGGSSLLVWAGWLFVAGIILFSGSLYALTLTGVGALGAITPVGGLCFLAGWLMVVLAGLRAG
- a CDS encoding arsenic transporter, coding for MGLFTELLTVTAFLLTVVFVFWRPRGMNEAIPASCGAALVLLSGSVTLADLGTITTTVGGAAITILATMVMANILESFGFFQWAADLVAAKAKGSGIRLFWLVNLLCFLMTLFFNNDGSILITTPILLILLRKLGLKPHQQIPYLLSGALTATASSAPIGVSNIVNLIALRIVDMSLYMHTAMMFVPATLGLFVMVCLLYLYFRKNLPRKLKTTPVGPCEYPIPGYHPHHPPHPHRYWPEPWQKWEAAPFTAKVAAPSPLMQRLTHPKARNKFMLNIFLFVFGVRVALFVASYVGIPVPLAAVTGSVVLLIWRWIYAKITPVDMIKKTPWYILVFAFSMYVVIYGLYKIGLADWIVLHLHPIVTGSLFHSAFIMGILVSLMSDLFNNHPALMIGTLTLTKMHLTPLALKVSYLSTVIGSDMGSLLFPMGTLATLMWMHICQKGKVKVSWGKYIRTTIVVIPVTVAFTLTVLYFWVSTLF
- the hemQ gene encoding hydrogen peroxide-dependent heme synthase, which produces MNEAVETLEGWYALHDMRRIDWRAWRSISAQERARAVDELIALTRAFAEVEGQRKGAYGQYHMAGHKADLMFLHMRPTIQELNEVKARFQKIRFADFTEPTYSYVSVVELSAYLGKPGVDPDTDPYLQGRLKPVLPKTEYVCFYPMNKRRQGEDNWYMLPMEQRREMMKSHGLIGRKYHGKVTQIITGSVGLDDWEWGVTLFADDPLHFKKLVYEMRFDEASARFGEFGGFYVGNRLGDEGLARLLHLESR
- a CDS encoding sulfocyanin-like copper-binding protein; the encoded protein is MRRLSMTVTGALCAGLLCLTCGCQTHSPSAMRAWNSVGATGARAGGAHILATSQWMRSDPAHRTVDLTLVAGLNKENNFNGYPNGTMTVAIPPGWTVRVHYRNQSKTKPHSAVVVPFAERTGGWKPAFPGAHTPNFAVGTPPGGTADFRFTADRPGRYAVVCGVAGHRDKGMWAVLTVANDVVTPRIYVSFEG